Sequence from the Streptomyces sp. NBC_00440 genome:
ACGCTCGCCAAGCCGTGGCTGGACGGTTCGGCCAGCTTCCCGGAGGACCTGACGAAGATGCTCGGGTCGGTGTCGAGCGGTGGCGTACGGAATCTGACGGTGTCGGCGGTGCTGATGCAGCTGCTGAAGTCGGGGGGTGCGGAGGCGGGCCCGGTCCAGCAACTTCTGGACCAGGCAGCTCGGTTGGGGCTTTCGGATGTGCCGGTCGCTGCGCTGAACGGGGCGGCGAAGGTCTGAGGAGCGGGGGCGCTGCCCCCCTGGTCCTCAATCTCCCCCAGCCACCGCTGGGAGGTGCCCCCAGGACGGGCTTGATTGTGCCGCGATGCGTTGGGTGGTGCCGGACCCAACCATCCCCGGCCCGGCCCGGCCCGGCCCGGCCCGGCCCGGCCCAGCCCAGCCCAGCCCAGCCCACCAACACCCCATCCCAGAAAGCAGCCGATGACCACCACCTCCGTAGACGCCGGCACCTACGAGGTGCTCCGGGACCGGCTGACCGTTCAGGCCGCCGAGCTGGCCCGCAGGGCCACCGTCCTCAACACCCGCAGGACCGAGACCTTCGGCTCGATGGAGCTGGCCCTCACCGGCACGGAACACCTCCGTACCGACAGCACCTGCGTCCCCCGCGACACCGTGGCCATCGGCAACCGCCTGCTCATCGGCTGCAACATCCCGCCAGGGCAGAAGCAGACCTCCGAGCCGGCCGACGTCTTCGCCCTGCACGACACCGCACTCGGCCGGCTCCCCGACACCGCCGTGCCCGGCCTGCTCGACGACCCCGCCTTCACCAGGGAGTTCGCGGAGCTCTACCGCTACTACCGCGACGCCAGCCTCCTCCAGCTCCGCCACATCGGCGGCAAGCTGCTCGCCGTGTTCCGTACCGGCGAGACCGCCGACGACATCCGCGTGCTGCGCTGGACGCTCGCCGCCGACGGCAGCGCCGCGTACCTGGACGCGCGCGGCGACCGTGACCATGTCCTCCCGCCGTCGCACGACTTCGAGTGGACGGCCACCACACGCCAGGACCAGGTGCTCGGCCGCCACCCGCACATCGCCCTGCCCGGTGACGTGTACGTGACGACCGTCGGCGGCTCCCTCACCGTCAAGGACGAGGACAACACCGAGACGCCCGACGGCATCTGGGCCGAGCCGGTCGACGAACCGCTCCAGTCGCTCGCCGACGCCGAGGTGGAGTACGCCCGCGTCGGCACCCTCCTCCTGCTGCGCGTACGCCCGTACAAGGAGGAGGACCGGCGCCACCTCGTCTTCAACACGGTCACCCGCGCAGTCGTCCGCCTCGACGGCATCGGGCAGGCCTGCCGCAGCCTCCCCGAGGACCAGGGCATCGTCTTCCCCGGTGGATACTGCCTGGCCAGCGGCGCGTACAAGACCTTCGAACTCGACACGGCCGGGCTGGAGTTCGAGCGGCAGATCCGTTCCCCGAACGGCGAGGACGTGCTGTATGTCTTCCACGCCCGCGGCGACGGCCGCACCCTGCTCCTGCCGTACAACCTGATCCGCAAGGAGACCGGGACCCCGGTCGTCTGCCGGGGGTACGCGCTCTTCGACGACGGCACCCTCATCGTCCTGCGCGGCGAGTCCGACGAGCCCGCCCGCGTCCACCCGCTCCAGCGCTGGCGCTCACCGTACGTCTCGGACACCTACGCCGACACAGCCCCGGCAGGCGAAGGCCCCCTCGCGCGCATCGGCAACGCCGACCTGGTGCGCGGGATCTCCGACTGCCTCTCGCTGGCCCGCGCGGTCACCGAGAACACCGCGCCCACCACCGGTGTGTACGAGACGCTGCTGGCCTCCTGCGTACGGGCCGCCGACACCCACCACTGGCTGGGCGACGAGGGCACGGGCGACCTGCTGGAACCGCTCGACGGGCTGCGGACCACGGCCGGGCAGGTGCTCGCCGAGTTCGAGACCGTCCGGACGCTGACCCGGCAGGCCGCCGAGGCACTGGACGCCGCCGAGGCGCGGATCGCCGGTCTGGTGCGCCGTATCCGCGGCGAGGTGCCCGGTTCGGCCGCCGAGTGGGTCACCCGGCTGACCGAACTGCGCCGCGCCCACGGACATGTTCTGACGCTCAAGGAGCAGCGGTACGCGGACACCGCGCGCATCGACACGCTCGCGGGCGAAGTGGAGGCGGACATTGCCGCGTTCGCCCAGCGCGCCGTCGGGCAGCTGCGGCGCGACGACGCCTTCGCCGGGTACCACACGGAGACCGAGCAGCTCACCGCCGACGCGGAGGCGATCGGGACGGTCGCCGGGGCCGCGCCGGTCACCGGGCGTCTTGACGAGCTGGCGGAGGGGCTGCGTACCGTCACCGAGGTGGTCACCGGCCTCGACATCGGCGACACCACGGTCCGCACCTCGGTGCTGGAGCGGATCGCCGAGGTCGTCGGCGCGGTCAACCGGGCCCGCGCGACGCTCGAAGCGCGCCGCCGGGAGCTGCTCGACCACGAGGGGCGCGCCGAATTCGCCGCCGAGCGGGCCCTGCTGGGGCAGTCGGTCACCGGCGCGCTGGCCGCCGCCGGCACCCCGGAGGCCTGCGACGACCAGCTCGCCGGCCTGCTGCTGCGGGTGGAGGACCTGGAGTCGCGGTTCGCCGGGTCCGACGACTTCCTGGCCGAGCTGGGCGCGCAGCGTACCGAGGTGTACGAGGCGTTCTCGGCCCGTAAGCAGACCCTCCAGGACGACCGCGCCCGCCGCGCGGAACGGCTCGGCGCTTCGGCCTCGCGCGTCCTGGAGACCATCGCCCGCCGGGCGGCCTCGCTCGGCTCCGCGGACGCGATCAGCACGTTCTTCGCATCCGACCCGCTGGTCGCCAAGGTCAGCCGTACCTCCGCCGAGCTGCGCGAACTGGGCGACCGGGTACGGGCCGAAGAGCTGGCGGGCCGGATCGCGGCCGCCCGCCAGGAGGCGGTCCGCGCGCTGCGCGACCGCACCGATCTGTACGCGGACGACGGCGCCGTCATCCGGCTCGGCCGGCACCGCTTCGCAGTCAACTCCCAGCCGCTCGACCTGACCCTGGTCCCGTACGGCGGGTCGGGGAACAGCGACGGCAAGGGCGAGAACGGCGCCGATGCCGGCCTGGCCTTCGCGCTGACCGGCACCGACTACCGCTCCCCGGTCACCGACCCCGCGTTCGCCGCCTGCCGCCCGTACTGGGGCCGCACCCTGCCGTCCGAGTCACCCGCGCTCTACCGGGCGGAGTACCTGGCGGCCCGGCTGCTCGCCGAACACGGCGCCGCGGCACTCGCCGCCGCCGATCTCCCGTCGCTGGTACGGCAGTCGGCCGAGGCCGCGTACGACGAGGGGTACGAACGCGGCGTCCACGACCACGACGCCACATTGATCCTCGGCGCCCTGCTGCGACTGCACTCCGACGCCGGGCCGCTGCGCTTCCCGCCGCAGGCCCGCGCAGCCGCCCAGCTGTTCTGGGCGCACTCCGCGACGGACACGGCACGGCAGGCCTGGACCCGCAGGGCGCTTTCGATGGCCCGCGCCCGCGAGACCTTCGGCCTCGCCCCGGCCATCGCGGACTGGCAGGCCGAGCTGGCGGGAGTGATCGGAGGGCCGGACGCGCCGGACGCCGCGGCGTACCTCTTCGAGGAGCTGACCTGCGGCCCCGACGGCTTCGTCACCCATGCGGCGGCCCGCACGCTGCTGGACAAGTTCCGCCGTGCGGTGGGCAGTTCGGCGTACGACGACGACCTGGCCGGCATCGGCGACGACGACCCGGCGGCCCGCCGCCAGCTGGTGGAGAACTGGCTGACCGCGTACACCCTCTCCGGCGGCCAGGACAACACCCGCCCCGGCGATCCAGCACCGCGGCAGGCAACGTTTGCCCCGTCGCGACGTCCGGTACGCACTCTCGCCGCACCGGCCGAAAGCCCAAGTACGTCCAGTACGAGGGCTTCCGGCCGGCACGCCGAGAGCACGCACCGGACGCCGCTCCTTGACGGGCAAACGTTGCCTGCCGCGGCGCTAGCCGAGGCGGTCGCCGTCGAGCTCTGCCCGGGCCTGACGCGCTACGAGTCGGCAGCCCCGCTGGCGGAGACGGTGGAGGGGCTGCTCGGCACACACCCGCGCATCGAACGCCGCCGCCTGACCGTCCGTATCGACGAACTCCTTTCGGCAGCGGCCGAGTTCCACCGGACCGAGGTGCCCGGCTTCCGCGCCTACCAGCGGCAGCGCACCGCCCTGGTCGCCGCCGAGCGCGCGCGGCTGCGGCTGGACGACTACCGCCCCCGGGTCATGTCGTCGTTCGTACGCAACCGGCTCATCGACGAGGTCTACCTCCCGCTGATCGGCGACAACCTGGCCAAGCAGATCGGCACCGCGGGCGACTCGAAGCGCACCGACAGCAACGGCCTGCTGCTGCTGATCTCGCCGCCCGGCTACGGCAAGACCACGCTCATGGAGTACGTCGCCGACCGGCTCGGCCTGGTCCTGGTCAAGGTCGACGGCCCGGCGCTCGGCCACCGGGTGACATCGCTCGACCCTGCGCAGGCGCCGGACGCCACCGCGCGCCAGGAGGTCGAGAAGATCAACTTCGCGCTGGCCGCGGGCAACAACACCCTGCTGTATCTGGACGACATCCAGCACACCTCGCCCGAGCTGCTCCAGAAGTTCATCCCGCTCTGCGACGCCCAGCGCAGGATCGAGGGTGTCAGGGACGGTGAGGCGCGCAGCTACGACCTGCGGGGCAAACGGTTCGCGGTCTGCATGGCGGGCAACCCGTACACGGAGTCGGGGCAGCGCTTCCGGATACCCGACATGCTGGCCAACCGCGCCGACGTCTGGAACCTCGGCGATGTGCTCACCGGCAAGGAGGACGTCTTCGCGCTGAGTTTCGTGGAGAACGCCCTCACCGCCAACCCGGTGCTCGCCCCGCTCGCGGGCCGGGACCGCGACGACCTGGCGCTGCTCGTACGGCTGGCGGCGGACGATCCCACCGCACAGCGCGACCGGCTCCAGCACCCGTACGCACCCGGA
This genomic interval carries:
- a CDS encoding DNA repair ATPase; its protein translation is MTTTSVDAGTYEVLRDRLTVQAAELARRATVLNTRRTETFGSMELALTGTEHLRTDSTCVPRDTVAIGNRLLIGCNIPPGQKQTSEPADVFALHDTALGRLPDTAVPGLLDDPAFTREFAELYRYYRDASLLQLRHIGGKLLAVFRTGETADDIRVLRWTLAADGSAAYLDARGDRDHVLPPSHDFEWTATTRQDQVLGRHPHIALPGDVYVTTVGGSLTVKDEDNTETPDGIWAEPVDEPLQSLADAEVEYARVGTLLLLRVRPYKEEDRRHLVFNTVTRAVVRLDGIGQACRSLPEDQGIVFPGGYCLASGAYKTFELDTAGLEFERQIRSPNGEDVLYVFHARGDGRTLLLPYNLIRKETGTPVVCRGYALFDDGTLIVLRGESDEPARVHPLQRWRSPYVSDTYADTAPAGEGPLARIGNADLVRGISDCLSLARAVTENTAPTTGVYETLLASCVRAADTHHWLGDEGTGDLLEPLDGLRTTAGQVLAEFETVRTLTRQAAEALDAAEARIAGLVRRIRGEVPGSAAEWVTRLTELRRAHGHVLTLKEQRYADTARIDTLAGEVEADIAAFAQRAVGQLRRDDAFAGYHTETEQLTADAEAIGTVAGAAPVTGRLDELAEGLRTVTEVVTGLDIGDTTVRTSVLERIAEVVGAVNRARATLEARRRELLDHEGRAEFAAERALLGQSVTGALAAAGTPEACDDQLAGLLLRVEDLESRFAGSDDFLAELGAQRTEVYEAFSARKQTLQDDRARRAERLGASASRVLETIARRAASLGSADAISTFFASDPLVAKVSRTSAELRELGDRVRAEELAGRIAAARQEAVRALRDRTDLYADDGAVIRLGRHRFAVNSQPLDLTLVPYGGSGNSDGKGENGADAGLAFALTGTDYRSPVTDPAFAACRPYWGRTLPSESPALYRAEYLAARLLAEHGAAALAAADLPSLVRQSAEAAYDEGYERGVHDHDATLILGALLRLHSDAGPLRFPPQARAAAQLFWAHSATDTARQAWTRRALSMARARETFGLAPAIADWQAELAGVIGGPDAPDAAAYLFEELTCGPDGFVTHAAARTLLDKFRRAVGSSAYDDDLAGIGDDDPAARRQLVENWLTAYTLSGGQDNTRPGDPAPRQATFAPSRRPVRTLAAPAESPSTSSTRASGRHAESTHRTPLLDGQTLPAAALAEAVAVELCPGLTRYESAAPLAETVEGLLGTHPRIERRRLTVRIDELLSAAAEFHRTEVPGFRAYQRQRTALVAAERARLRLDDYRPRVMSSFVRNRLIDEVYLPLIGDNLAKQIGTAGDSKRTDSNGLLLLISPPGYGKTTLMEYVADRLGLVLVKVDGPALGHRVTSLDPAQAPDATARQEVEKINFALAAGNNTLLYLDDIQHTSPELLQKFIPLCDAQRRIEGVRDGEARSYDLRGKRFAVCMAGNPYTESGQRFRIPDMLANRADVWNLGDVLTGKEDVFALSFVENALTANPVLAPLAGRDRDDLALLVRLAADDPTAQRDRLQHPYAPGELDRIVAVLRHLLAARATVLAVNAAYIASAAQSDAARTEPPFQLQGSYRNMNKIAARIDPVMNGAELAAVIDDHYTGEAQTLAGGAESNLLKLAELRGTLTQAQAARWAEVKAADVRTRTLGGGPDDDPLPRAVAALGLLADRIAAVETAISRATGPG